The Streptomyces sp. NBC_01689 genome includes a window with the following:
- a CDS encoding glycoside hydrolase domain-containing protein, producing the protein MSSHRMSKKGRHIAWATAGAAVVAGAGIAAQTSMAATTWPAQRTYTGRAFDTCAAPSLNAMKAWHTGFYGAAAVYIGGKNRGCAQPNLTASWVKSVSALGWKLIPLYVGAQPSCQTGSSPEKLTTSDAASLGATDAADAVAKASALGMKAGSPIYLDMESYDITNTSCNTATLTYVRAFDKTLNAKTYRAGFYGFRSSSAKAIADATDRTNLPGNLWYALWDKQNTTTADWPFGADRWTNHSRAHQYMVNSKETYGGYTITVDRDAWDAPVAITG; encoded by the coding sequence ATGTCCAGTCATCGGATGTCCAAGAAGGGCCGTCACATCGCCTGGGCGACGGCGGGCGCCGCCGTGGTCGCGGGCGCCGGGATCGCGGCGCAGACGTCGATGGCCGCGACCACCTGGCCCGCCCAGCGCACCTACACGGGCCGCGCGTTCGACACCTGCGCCGCGCCCTCGCTGAACGCGATGAAGGCCTGGCACACCGGCTTCTACGGGGCGGCCGCCGTGTACATCGGCGGCAAGAACCGCGGCTGCGCCCAGCCCAACCTCACCGCGTCCTGGGTGAAGTCGGTGAGCGCGCTGGGCTGGAAGCTCATCCCGCTGTACGTCGGCGCCCAGCCCTCCTGCCAGACGGGCTCCAGCCCGGAGAAGCTCACCACGTCCGACGCCGCCTCGCTCGGCGCCACCGACGCCGCCGACGCGGTGGCCAAGGCGTCCGCGCTGGGGATGAAGGCGGGCAGCCCGATCTACCTGGACATGGAGTCGTACGACATCACGAACACGTCGTGCAACACCGCGACGCTGACCTACGTCCGGGCCTTCGACAAGACGCTCAACGCCAAGACGTACCGCGCCGGCTTCTACGGCTTCCGCAGCTCCAGCGCGAAGGCGATCGCCGACGCCACCGACCGCACGAACCTGCCGGGCAACCTCTGGTACGCGCTGTGGGACAAGCAGAACACCACGACCGCGGACTGGCCGTTCGGCGCCGACCGGTGGACCAACCACAGCCGCGCCCACCAGTACATGGTCAACAGCAAGGAGACGTACGGCGGTTACACCATCACGGTGGACCGGGACGCCTGGGACGCGCCGGTCGCCATCACCGGCTGA
- a CDS encoding SurA N-terminal domain-containing protein yields the protein MHRRRRTAFVLTAAIVAAAPLLTGCGGEAHPGAAAVVGGQRITVAQLEGRVNEVRSAQRAATKDETQYEQAIAKSGSLTRDTLHGMVLDHVLDRAAKDAGVSVTRKDVQQLRASLEQQAGGARGLENVWLQQYGVAPSRLDENLRTEIEAQKVAASLGADMNTAAGKATFWKAMSEASKELRIDLNPRYGAWDVQKSGRVDAKTPWLREVTPAETPQSA from the coding sequence TTGCACCGCCGCCGTCGCACCGCGTTCGTCCTCACCGCAGCGATCGTCGCCGCGGCCCCCCTCCTCACCGGGTGCGGCGGCGAGGCGCATCCAGGCGCCGCGGCCGTCGTCGGGGGCCAGCGGATCACCGTCGCCCAGCTGGAGGGCCGGGTGAACGAGGTGCGGTCGGCCCAGCGGGCCGCCACCAAGGACGAGACCCAGTACGAGCAGGCCATCGCCAAGAGCGGCAGCCTCACCCGCGACACCCTGCACGGCATGGTCCTCGACCACGTCCTCGACCGGGCGGCGAAGGACGCGGGCGTCAGCGTCACCCGCAAGGACGTCCAGCAGCTGCGGGCCTCCCTGGAACAGCAGGCGGGCGGCGCGCGCGGACTGGAGAACGTCTGGCTGCAGCAGTACGGCGTGGCACCGTCCCGTCTCGACGAGAACCTCCGCACCGAGATCGAGGCCCAGAAGGTCGCCGCCTCGCTCGGCGCCGACATGAACACCGCCGCCGGCAAGGCCACGTTCTGGAAGGCCATGTCCGAGGCCTCCAAGGAACTGCGCATCGACCTGAACCCGCGCTACGGCGCCTGGGACGTGCAGAAGAGCGGCCGGGTCGACGCGAAGACACCGTGGCTGCGGGAGGTCACACCGGCGGAAACCCCGCAGTCGGCGTGA
- a CDS encoding nucleoside triphosphate pyrophosphohydrolase — MNATSPDATDPAGPAAPGRIVLLTTSHRVAPGLLSWPAWQALRAADQVLCADGAHPQLPYLREAGVTVAEHSPGAQELVDACSGGRTVVVVATGEGEPRLTDGLARLAGSGRVHMPELELLPASYDLPGARLLDLVQVMDRIRVECPWSCRQTHEGLAKYGIEEAYELVEAIEEGDRDELREELGDVLLQVVFHSRIAEEGRPEDGSEPFSIDDVAGGIVAKLIHRHPHVFGDETATTPEEVKEHWLRTKAEEKRRTSVTEGIPLGQPGLALAAKLASRARTAGLDVELPRGEGVGYELLAVAARAEAEGVDPEAALRAAARAYRDAIRAREGSPALDG; from the coding sequence GTGAACGCAACCAGCCCCGACGCGACCGACCCGGCCGGCCCCGCCGCCCCCGGCCGTATCGTCCTGCTCACCACCAGCCACCGCGTCGCGCCCGGACTGCTGTCCTGGCCGGCCTGGCAGGCGCTGCGCGCAGCCGACCAGGTGCTGTGCGCGGACGGCGCGCATCCGCAGCTGCCCTACCTGCGGGAGGCCGGCGTCACCGTCGCCGAGCACTCCCCCGGCGCACAGGAGCTCGTCGACGCCTGTAGCGGCGGGCGCACGGTGGTGGTCGTGGCCACCGGCGAGGGCGAGCCCCGCCTCACCGACGGCCTCGCCCGGCTCGCCGGCTCCGGCCGGGTCCACATGCCGGAACTGGAGCTGCTGCCCGCCTCGTACGACCTGCCCGGCGCGCGTCTCCTCGACCTCGTCCAGGTCATGGACCGCATCCGCGTCGAATGCCCCTGGTCGTGCCGGCAGACCCACGAGGGCCTCGCGAAGTACGGGATCGAGGAGGCCTACGAGCTGGTCGAGGCGATCGAGGAGGGGGACCGGGACGAGCTGAGGGAAGAGCTCGGCGACGTCCTGCTCCAGGTGGTCTTCCACTCCCGGATCGCGGAGGAGGGCCGTCCCGAGGACGGCAGCGAGCCCTTCTCGATCGACGACGTGGCGGGCGGCATCGTCGCCAAGCTGATCCACCGCCACCCGCACGTGTTCGGCGACGAGACGGCCACCACCCCCGAAGAGGTCAAGGAACACTGGCTGCGCACGAAGGCCGAGGAGAAGCGCCGGACCTCCGTGACGGAGGGCATACCGCTGGGCCAGCCGGGCCTGGCGCTCGCGGCCAAGCTCGCCTCGCGGGCGCGCACGGCGGGACTCGACGTCGAGCTGCCCCGCGGTGAGGGCGTCGGGTACGAACTGCTGGCCGTGGCCGCGCGGGCCGAGGCCGAGGGCGTGGACCCGGAGGCGGCACTGCGGGCGGCGGCGCGGGCCTACCGGGACGCGATCCGCGCACGGGAGGGCTCCCCGGCGCTCGACGGCTGA
- a CDS encoding globin domain-containing protein, whose translation MDPEILRSSFAVVERRAEFAVKYFYSHLFRCSPQVRGLFPLDHPGDMERQRDRLFAALTYVLERLEDPALPGYLRDLGRDHRKYLVEPEHYAAVGASLVAAFAVVAGSAWNAEAEKAWGEAYGAIANVMLQGAWEAQHAGEPPWWDAEVVSRTRHGEDLVVLTLRPHERLRYLPGQYVSVNVPGLPGIWRPYSVGNAPRADLSLDLHVSRVEDGVLSTALVRQTREGDVLRLGAAGGGLTLRTPVERPLTFIAAGTGWAPVKALLQRLDAAREARLFLVARDTSYLYDRSAVERLQARLPRLAVTFITPAPGRPRTQATERLLTALGNRAGWARHDVYLTGPPQFVEEVGAALPGLGTPSDRLFRDLLPPAAEGRGRPLGAAEWLLERPRPNWHNPAGRAPDA comes from the coding sequence GTGGACCCCGAGATACTCAGATCCAGCTTCGCGGTCGTCGAGAGACGGGCCGAGTTCGCGGTCAAGTACTTCTACTCGCATCTCTTCCGGTGCAGCCCGCAGGTGCGCGGGCTCTTCCCGCTGGACCACCCGGGGGACATGGAGCGGCAGCGGGACCGGTTGTTCGCGGCGCTGACGTACGTACTGGAACGGCTGGAGGACCCGGCGCTGCCCGGGTATCTGAGGGACCTGGGGCGCGACCACCGGAAGTACCTGGTCGAGCCGGAGCACTACGCGGCCGTGGGGGCGAGTCTCGTCGCGGCGTTCGCCGTCGTCGCGGGGTCGGCGTGGAACGCGGAGGCGGAGAAGGCCTGGGGCGAGGCCTACGGGGCGATCGCGAACGTCATGCTGCAGGGCGCGTGGGAGGCGCAGCACGCGGGTGAACCGCCCTGGTGGGACGCCGAGGTCGTGTCCCGGACGCGGCACGGCGAGGACCTCGTCGTCCTGACCCTGCGACCGCACGAGCGGCTGCGCTACCTCCCGGGCCAGTACGTCAGCGTCAACGTCCCCGGTCTGCCGGGCATCTGGCGGCCGTACTCCGTCGGCAACGCGCCGCGCGCCGACCTCAGCCTCGACCTGCACGTCAGCCGGGTGGAGGACGGGGTGCTCTCCACCGCTCTCGTGCGGCAGACCCGGGAGGGCGACGTCCTGCGGCTCGGCGCGGCGGGCGGCGGGCTGACCCTGCGGACACCGGTGGAACGGCCGCTGACCTTCATCGCGGCCGGCACCGGGTGGGCCCCGGTCAAGGCGCTGCTGCAGCGGCTCGACGCCGCGCGCGAGGCACGTCTCTTCCTCGTCGCCCGTGACACCTCGTACCTGTACGACCGGTCGGCCGTGGAGCGTCTGCAGGCGAGGCTGCCCCGGCTGGCCGTCACCTTCATCACCCCGGCGCCCGGCCGCCCGAGGACTCAGGCGACCGAGCGGCTGCTGACCGCGCTGGGCAACCGGGCGGGCTGGGCCCGGCACGACGTCTATCTGACCGGTCCGCCCCAGTTCGTCGAGGAGGTCGGTGCGGCTCTTCCCGGCCTGGGCACCCCGTCCGACCGGCTCTTCCGCGACCTGCTGCCGCCCGCCGCGGAGGGACGCGGCCGCCCGCTGGGGGCTGCGGAGTGGCTGCTCGAACGGCCCCGGCCGAACTGGCACAACCCGGCGGGTCGCGCACCGGACGCGTGA
- a CDS encoding cytochrome P450 family protein has translation MTDQPPPLSPAPELFTWEFATDPYPAYAWLREHAPVHRTRLPSGVEAWLVTRYADAKQALADGRLSKNPAHHDEPAHAKGRTGIPGERKAELMTHLLNIDPPDHTRLRRLVSKAFTPRRVAEFAPRVQELTDQLIDRFQERGSADLIHEFAFPLPIYAICELLGVPREDQDDFRDWAGMMIRHGGGPRGGVGRSVKKMRGYLGELIHKKRAALPEVPAPGEDLISGLIRASDHGEHLTENEAAAMAFILLFAGFETTVNLIGNGTYALLTHPGQRERLQASLAAGERSLLETGVEELLRYDGPVELATWRFATEAVRVGGQDIAPGDPVLVVLAAADRDPARFAEPDTLDLSRRDNQHLGYGHGIHYCLGAPLARLEGQTALATLLTRLPDLRLAGDSADLRWRGGLIMRGLRTLPVEFTPGR, from the coding sequence GTGACCGACCAGCCCCCGCCGCTCAGCCCCGCCCCCGAACTCTTCACCTGGGAGTTCGCCACCGACCCCTACCCGGCGTACGCCTGGCTGCGGGAGCACGCCCCCGTGCACCGGACGCGACTGCCCAGCGGGGTGGAGGCCTGGCTGGTCACCCGGTACGCGGACGCGAAGCAGGCGCTCGCGGACGGACGGCTCAGCAAGAACCCGGCCCACCACGACGAGCCCGCCCACGCGAAGGGCAGGACGGGCATCCCGGGCGAGCGCAAGGCCGAGCTGATGACCCATCTGCTCAACATCGACCCGCCGGACCACACCCGGCTGCGACGGCTCGTCAGCAAGGCGTTCACCCCGCGGCGGGTCGCCGAGTTCGCGCCGCGTGTGCAGGAGCTCACCGACCAGCTCATCGACCGGTTCCAGGAGCGGGGATCGGCCGACCTGATCCACGAGTTCGCGTTCCCGCTCCCCATCTACGCCATCTGCGAGCTGCTCGGCGTACCCCGCGAGGACCAGGACGACTTCCGGGACTGGGCGGGGATGATGATCCGGCACGGCGGCGGGCCGCGGGGCGGGGTCGGGCGGTCCGTCAAGAAGATGCGCGGGTATCTGGGCGAGCTCATCCACAAGAAGCGTGCCGCCCTGCCCGAGGTGCCCGCGCCCGGCGAGGACCTCATCTCCGGCCTCATCCGCGCCTCCGACCACGGCGAGCACCTCACCGAGAACGAGGCCGCCGCCATGGCCTTCATCCTGCTCTTCGCCGGGTTCGAGACCACGGTGAACCTGATCGGCAACGGCACCTACGCACTGCTCACCCACCCCGGTCAGCGGGAGCGGCTGCAGGCCTCCCTCGCCGCCGGGGAGAGGTCTCTGCTGGAGACGGGCGTCGAAGAACTCCTGCGCTACGACGGCCCGGTGGAGCTGGCCACGTGGCGGTTCGCGACCGAGGCGGTCCGTGTCGGCGGACAGGACATCGCGCCCGGCGACCCCGTGCTCGTCGTCCTCGCGGCTGCGGACCGTGACCCCGCCCGGTTCGCCGAGCCCGACACGCTCGACCTCTCGCGCCGTGACAACCAACACCTCGGCTACGGCCACGGCATCCACTACTGCCTCGGCGCGCCGCTCGCCCGGCTGGAGGGGCAGACCGCGCTGGCCACGCTCCTCACCCGGCTGCCGGATCTCCGACTCGCAGGCGATTCGGCTGATTTGCGATGGCGCGGCGGACTCATTATGCGTGGATTGCGGACACTACCGGTGGAGTTCACACCTGGTCGGTAG